One Oncorhynchus masou masou isolate Uvic2021 chromosome 27, UVic_Omas_1.1, whole genome shotgun sequence genomic window carries:
- the LOC135516025 gene encoding KICSTOR subunit 2-like: MMEGPREEELRPVPRERAILESFFTQLGMFSFDRAKDYVEKEKDSSKSAGAIWAALLAAFAHLAAAEKAYHNMTFLGQKLGGQSFFSRKDSIRTIYTSLFNALRKVVTMGRHAQPGSVPYLEDLLSHLSEQLCHFTQARMEMADLYEKMHALGSQKNINSEELVTTLEAVLQKYSSRFHHPILGRLEGGFQTEVDVVTQLLRCQAQVSEWHFLPALLSLHGASSKLTAWGQLFQRQRETRKHLFGGQSQKAVQPPHLYVWLQRLQGALLAKFSFYFHEALSRQTVSADMKALTARTAPDYHGKICSFIRKHDANNVSLVFDNRGLDSFQGHGYHHPHSYREAPKGVEQFPAVVSLPGGERPLTHWPNVIMMMGDREAELNTLDKVVHFYDDKVQSTYYLTRPESHFTLVVIFDGRKSEKDSHIAAFLQEISGSLRNSKPFSTLKPGSKG, encoded by the exons ATGATGGAGGGTCCGCGTGAGGAGGAACTGCGGCCGGTGCCTCGTGAGCGGGCGATTCTGGAGAGTTTCTTCACGCAGCTCGGAATGTTCTCGTTCGACCGGGCGAAGGATTATgtggagaaagagaaggacagCAGCAAGAGCGCAGGGGCCATCTGGGCCGCTCTCCTCGCCGCCTTCGCACACCTTGCCGCAGCGGAGAAGGCCTATCACAACATGACGTTCCTGGGACAAAAACTGG GCGGCCAGTCGTTCTTCAGCCGCAAGGACTCCATCCGCACCATCTACACCTCCCTGTTCAACGCGCTGAGGAAGGTGGTGACCATGGGGCGCCACGCCCAGCCAGGCTCCGTACCCTACCTGGAGGACCTGCTGTCTCACCTGTCGGAGCAGCTGTGCCACTTCACCCAGGCCCGCATGGAGATGGCTGACCTGTACGAGAAGATGCACGCACTGGGCAGCCAGAAGAACATCAACTCAGAGGAGCTGGTCACCACCCTCGAGGCAGTGCTGCAGAAGTACAGCTCCAG GTTCCACCACCCCATCCTGGGCCGCTTGGAGGGGGGCTTCCAGACAGAAGTGGATGTGGTGACACAGCTCCTGCGCTGCCAGGCCCAGGTGTCAGAGTGGCACTTCCTGCCCGCCCTGCTCAGCCTGCACGGGGCTAGCTCTAAGCTCACTGCCTGGGGACAGCTCTTCCAGCGCCAGAGGGAAACACGAAAGCACCTGTTCGGAGGCCAGTCCCAGAAGGCCGTGCAGCCACCCCACCTGTACGTGTGGCTGCAGCGCCTCCAGGGGGCGCTCCTGGCTAAATTCAGCTTCTACTTCCATGAGGCGCTGAGCAGGCAGACGGTGTCCGCAGACATGAAGGCCCTGACAGCACGCACGGCGCCCGACTACCACGGCAAGATCTGTTCGTTTATCCGCAAACACGATGCCAACAACGTGTCGCTGGTGTTCGACAACCGCGGCTTGGACAGCTTCCAGGGCCACGGCTACCACCACCCGCACTCGTACCGCGAGGCGCCCAAGGGTGTGGAGCAGTTCCCCGCCGTGGTGTCCCTTCCCGGGGGCGAGCGGCCACTCACGCACTGGCCCAACGTCATCATGATGATGGGCGACCGCGAGGCGGAGCTCAACACGCTGGACAAGGTGGTACACTTCTACGATGACAAAGTCCAGAGCACTTACTACTTGACCCGACCAGAATCACACTTCACCCTGGTGGTCATCTTCGATGGCAGGAAGTCCGAGAAGGACTCGCACATCGCCGCCTTCCTGCAGGAGATCTCTGGCTCGCTGAGGAACTCCAAACCATTCAGCACCCTCAAACCTGGCTCCaaaggctga